In Leguminivora glycinivorella isolate SPB_JAAS2020 chromosome 17, LegGlyc_1.1, whole genome shotgun sequence, the DNA window TAGATAGTCATTATCATTATGTTCGTTGTTTTAGCCCgtgatattatacttatttaatattgtgtGTGGCGATCGCAAAAGTGTTTGTGGTGCTGAATTGtggtttttttatttgtgatgttttaaTGGGGCTTGGATCGAGGTATTAACATTCGGAATgctttttaacattatttttgcgatctattttacgtaggtacctactaaacctacttatatatatttgacGATGGGAGCAACTTAAAATAGTTCTAACAATTATGCCTTTCCAATCTACCTAAAGGAATAACTGCCAGTAGTACCTAGTGCTTGTAACAGGTTGTTGATGTGCAATATATGGCGTGTGTTACATATGAAACTATCGTGTTAAAAAAAGGACACTCTAGTTGCAAAATTAGTGCCTTTAATGCCAGAAACAAGGCGTGATTTTTGGAGTCGATTGCCAATTAATGACCTTTCGGATGATCTTTAAACTGGAGGCGAATAGGCTACTAGattcatatctaatttggcgcaataaataattgtcttctgtaatattttgggtacctattaaatgtgtacgatgtttacgtatttttaattcaaaaatgtgaataaattttttttggccaccgaaaactctgtcggccgtgtagtgacctcatagaattcatgtcaaatcaatcgctgacattacataatacctttatgcctcgtacttaaattgtcagaaagtgttgttttcgcactgaattacttcattcacagaaaatttatagatgacatggctgatgttgtttttgcctgaaatattacgtaaacgtattcttaaaaatatatttttgcggtttataagccataataaaatatagtgatattttttttccgttaatTGGATAGTAAGTAATGCTATAAGACAAActataaaaagggtcaagtagcctattgtttacCCGATGACTGATTTTGTTTTAtgcataaaatttaattaattgtctaataatgttgccttttgttattatgatcccatcaaacaaatattataatgtgatcAGACACGATAcgacattttgatatttgctagtcccttttcggtgaaggaaaaaacgtgaggaaaccggactaagtccaataaggcctacttacccttcgggttggaaggtaagatggcagccgcatttgtaaaaactagttcctacgccaaatcttgcgattagttgtcaaagtggacctcaGGCtcttatgagccgtggcaaatgccgtggcaaatgccgggataatgcgaaaattaaccatttaaaatacttagtaaGACCACTTGCTagctttttgttttgtaattgacGAAACAatctattatttttttgtaattaattgttaGTAAGGCACATAAAAGTTCTAAATAGACACATACATTTAGTTTCAACAGTTTGTCTTGTAAAGCAAGTTATACTTCTTTATATAAAACCAAGTCTTGTGAGAAAAAGGTCTTtggtactaattttttttaacaaaatctttgtttgcctctcctgtaaaatttcggtaaatgcacttgctaggctttgattttggacagccgAATAGCATCGTAGCTAAACTAGTAGGAGGAAAACGCATCAACTTTTCGCTGAAGAACTCGTACGCGACACGATGTTATGCGGCTGTTGTAGCATTCAATACTGGGAAACCtcagtatacattttataaatcgGTGTGCAAAAAAAGTCCGAGTAAAACGCTAAAACGGCTAGAAGATGCAAGACATGCCAATAATATCCGTAGGTGTGGGAAGAAGGTTAATCGCGCTCGAAGGATCGTTAATTTCGGTCAAGAGGACTACGGCAAACAATGTCAGCGCCCTGATATGAGCCCAGAAGATTACGAACAAGGGAAAGCGTTATTCCTTAAGAATCTCAGTGACCAAGCAGCAAACCGGCATGATATAGAACGTGCGACAATATTACAGGCTGAAAGTGCTTTGTGGCTGGAGCTCCGTCGGTGCATTCTGACGGCATCTATATTTGCAAAGGTTTGCAAAAGAAGAGCCAATCAAAATTCAGCCCCATTGGTTAAAACTGTTCTTTATAGTTATAACTTAAATAACGTTGCCTCCATTAAGCACGGAAAGGACAATGAATCTACAGCACTGGAACAACTGAGCGCGCAGGAAAACATTTCTATAGAGAAATGTGGTTTATTCATTGATCCAGACCATTGTTATTTGGGAGCTTCACCTGACGGCTTGTTTAGCGATGGGCTTATTGAAGTCAAGTGTCCAATTTCTGCTTTTGGAATGGACTTTGACACAGCTGTCCGAACTAAAAAAGTCAGAGGGTTTAAATATAGTGCTTCTGCAGGCGTGACAATCAACCAAAATAATGACTGGTTCTACCAAATCCAGGGTCAGCTAAACATATCAAATAAAAATGTTTGCCTGCTTGCTATCTGGACTGGCTCAGATTACCCAGTGaaagtaataaaaatcaaaaaagacgaACAATTTTGGGAGCGAAATATGTTGCCAAAACTCCAAGCTTTTTATGAAAAATGCGTgctacctgaaatcattgattCCAGAAAAGCTCGATCAATGCCCTTGcgcaatattattttataaacaagctttgaaaatatataaataataaagcaataaatgtgtagttttacaaaatataaatcTGGTTTTTCTCTGTCTTGCTTCTTTCTGAATACCACTTATCCGTTATATCTTTGAGACGAACCTAACGAGCCTAAACACTAAGTGGTTTGTTACATGGTTCACTGATACcagtgaccaccatctggctccatcatcagaccctgttgaccctgagtaccacctcttatcaaaggtcttgttaaaacgaacccaatgagcctaaacacgaagtagtttagttacatggttcattggtgaccaccatctggctccatcatcagaccctgagtaccacctcttgtcaaaggtcttgttgagacgaacccaatgagcctaaacacgaagcggtttagtcatatggttcattggtactggtgaccaccatctggctccatcatcagaccctgagtaccacctcttgtcaaaggtcttgttgagacgaacccaatgagcctaaacacgaagcggtttagtcatatggttcattggtactggtgaccaccatctggctccatcatcagaccctgagtaccacctcttgtcaaaggtcttgttgagacgaacccaatgagcctaaacacgaagttgtttagtcatatggttcattggtactggtgaccaccatctggctccatcatcagaccctgagtaccacctcttgtcaaaggtctttgTGATATATGTGTACcaacttatatgtatgtatgtgggtaCGCCTATATTACTTACTTATGTATAGATAGGGTAGTTATAACCATTCAGTCTCGAATTAAACCTCATACGAATCGCATCAAGTGTTTGTGTCCAATACCTAGATTCCAGCCCCCTGTATCCTGGACTTTATAGTGGCGACGAGACGATTAGAACCTACGGTCATTACGTGTGTTAGGTATTATAACTTCTTGTTGTGCGCGAGAGAACGATAacgcaagtttttttttttatgggtgaGGCGGCGGCGCGAACAATGGCGGTCGGCAAGATACCggaatttaaaattggaacggATAATTGGAGGCTGTACATAGACCGCttagaacaatattttttagtaaatgaaattgaaacgaccTTGTATGTGCCAACGTTAATTACAGTGATGGGGGCTGAGTGCTACGAACTTTTAGTGAATTTGTGCACGCCCGATAAACCGTCAACCAAAACGTTCGCACAAGTGACGTCGATACTTGAAAAACATTTACAGCCTAAACCGAGCATCTTAGCTGAGCGTTTTAAGTTTAGACACAGGAAGCAAAGTGCGAACGAGTCCATTTCGGAATATGTGGCCGTGTTAAAGCGTATGTCGAAAGATTGTGATTTCGGTACTTGGCTAGAGGACAGCTTGCGTGATCAGCTGGTTTGCGGCCTGCAGAGTGAGACTATACGCCAGCGGTTATTTACAGAAGAATCGTTGGACTTTGCGAAAGCGTACAAATTGGCGGTCAGTATGGAGGCGGCGGAAAAAGACTCGGCTCTCGTGGAGGGTCGCACGGGACCGGCGAGTGGAGCGGGCACCGTGGAGTGCCAAGCGATGACCCCGCGCTGGGCGGGAGGCCAGGCGGGACAGCgcgcgggccgcggggcgcctcGCGCGGGCCGGGGCGGCCgcgctggcggcggcggcggcggcggcggcggcggcggccggggCAAGGCTCCGGCGCGCGGCGCCCAGCGGTGCGCGGCGTGCGGCGGCGCTCACGACAAGGCGGGATGCCAATTTGCACGTTACGTGTGCCGGGTATGCAATAGACAGGGGCATTTAAAGCGTATGTGCCCGAATATGGCGGAGCAATACGAAGTGCATGCCAACACTGTGATGAAGGACGATAATATGTTCAGTGAAGATAGTGATGAGGTAATTATTACAACTTTAAATCAGTTATCAGCTTTAGCATATAAACCGATTATTATAAAAGTGAACGTGCAAGGTTTAGATATAGATATGGAGTGCGATACGGGCAGCGCCGTTTCGTGTATAAGTGAGAAAATGTACATGGCAGTTTTTAATAAGTTAAAGATAGAAAAGTGTAACTTATACCTACGTTATTATACGGGTGAGTGGGTGCAACCGGTGGGTTTAATAAAACCATTCGTGCGTTTTAGGGGCGTAGAGAAACACTTAGATTTATTTGTTATACGAAACGGCAAAAGTATATTGCTCGGACGCCAATGGTTATATGAATTAGATATAATTAAGGGTTTGATTCCCGTGGCAGAGTACAGTGAAGTGAATAATGTCATAGATTATGATTTTAATTATAGCGCTTTCAGTTCCAGATTCTCTGAAGTGTTTGCGGACGGCCTGGGGCGGTTCAACGGTGGCAAGGTCAGCATCCACCTGCGCGCGGATGCCCGGCCCATGTTCCTGCGCGCGCGGCCGCTGGCGTACGCGCTGCGCGAGCCAGTGGAGCGCGCGCTGGACCAGCTGGTGCGCGACGGCGTGCTCACCCCCGTCGACCGCTCCGACTGGGCCACGCCTATCGTGCCGGTGGTAAAAAAAGACGGTAACATACGTATCTGCGCTGATTTTAAATTGACCTTGAACCGGGTTTTGGAGGTTGATCGTTACCCGCTACCTAGGGTGGAGGATTTATTGGCACGCCTGCACGGGGGAGAACGGTTTAGTAAGATTGATCTGTCGCAGGCCTACGCACAGTTTGAGCTGGATGAGTCAAAAAAATATACGGTAATAAATACGCACAAgggtttatttatgtataatcgCTTAGTATACGGTCTATCATCTAGCCCTGGAATATTCCAAAGACATTTGGAACAATTATTTTCTGACCTGCCGCACGTGGGCGTATTTTTAGATGATGTCATTATTACTGGTAGCAATACGAAAGCTCACGTAGACAACTTATATAAAGTATTTGAGCGATTGCAGGCGTACGGGTTGCGGGTAAGGAAAGATAAGTGTGCGTTCTTTGAGGAGTCGATTAATTATTTGGGTCATATGATTAGCAAGGAGGGCGTCCATACGTGCCCGGATAAGGTAAGGGCTATCGTAAATACGCCCGCACCTAGCAACGTGACAGAAGTTCGAGCGTTCATAGGCATGATAATGTATTACGCGAAGTTCATAAAAAACGTTAGTACAATACTTACACCattgtataatttgttaaaggCTGGAGCTAAATTTGTTTGGAGCGCGAGTTGTGAAGAAGCGTTTATCAAGGTCAAACAAGTACTAACTTCGAGTGAAGTTTTGGTACACTATTCGGGTTCCCTGCCATTGGTTCTCACTTCAGACGCGTCAGGGGTGGGGATAGGTTGCGTGATATCGCACCTCACACCGGAGGGCGAACGGCCGATCGCTTACGCATCGCGTACGCTCACCCCAGCCGAGCGGGGATACGCACAGATTGATAGGGAAGCGCTAGCCTTAGTGTACGGTATTCGCAAATTTCATCAGTATTTGTACGGTCGTAAATTTATATTGAGGACAGATCACAAGCCACTCACGTATATTTTTGGCGATAAAGTAGGCATTCCGGTGATGGCGGCGTCCCGTTTACAACGCTGGGCTATTTTACTGTCAGGATACAACTATGAAATTGAATATGTACCATCGAATAAAAATTGTGCGGATGCGTTGTCTAGGCTTCCACAGGGGGTCCAAGACCAGAAACAAAAACAGGATGTGACTTACCTTAATTTTGTCGAAGATTTTTTGCCTGTTACTAACGAACAAGTTAAAACGGCCACGTCACGGGACTTAACATTAAGTAGGGTGTTATCGTATGTGCAGTCGGGCTGGCCGACATCGTGTCAAGACGAGGAGATAAAACCTTTCTTATTAAGGCGGCACGAGATGTATGTAGACCGAGGTTGTTTAATGTGGGGTTACCGGGTTGTGGTGCCAACAATTTTGAGGGAAACAGTTCTTAAGCAGCTGCACGTTAGTCATATGGGCATAGTCAAGACTAAGGCCTTAGCTCGTAGTTACGTTTGGTGGCCCAATATTGACGCCGATGTGGAGGCGCAGTGTAGGCAATGTGAGACGTGCGCCGCGGAGGCGCCTGCACCGGCGCACTCGCCTCCGAGTCCTTGGCCGTACTCGACCCACGTGTGGAGTAGACTACACGTAGATTTTCTGGGCCCTTTTAAGGGTAAAACGTTTTTAGTACTAATAGATTCGACTTCAAAGTGGctggaa includes these proteins:
- the LOC125235562 gene encoding uncharacterized protein LOC125235562, producing MGEAAARTMAVGKIPEFKIGTDNWRLYIDRLEQYFLVNEIETTLYVPTLITVMGAECYELLVNLCTPDKPSTKTFAQVTSILEKHLQPKPSILAERFKFRHRKQSANESISEYVAVLKRMSKDCDFGTWLEDSLRDQLVCGLQSETIRQRLFTEESLDFAKAYKLAVSMEAAEKDSALVEGRTGPASGAGTVECQAMTPRWAGGQAGQRAGRGAPRAGRGGRAGGGGGGGGGGGRGKAPARGAQRCAACGGAHDKAGCQFARYVCRCMPTL
- the LOC125235563 gene encoding uncharacterized protein K02A2.6-like, whose translation is MSSRFSEVFADGLGRFNGGKVSIHLRADARPMFLRARPLAYALREPVERALDQLVRDGVLTPVDRSDWATPIVPVVKKDGNIRICADFKLTLNRVLEVDRYPLPRVEDLLARLHGGERFSKIDLSQAYAQFELDESKKYTVINTHKGLFMYNRLVYGLSSSPGIFQRHLEQLFSDLPHVGVFLDDVIITGSNTKAHVDNLYKVFERLQAYGLRVRCWVPKVHGDTPWIAVAVNLFLGILIRSDADLGYRLYPALRNSARLESGRQGMRTESRALASRRKWARKTHNRVKTRK